One genomic region from Marinomonas maritima encodes:
- a CDS encoding response regulator, with the protein MSKVLIIEDEPKLAELMSAYLEQAGYEHHHLDRGDIAVNYIKNNQVDIILLDLMLPGLDGVEICKQVRQFSGVPIIMVTAKAEEIDRLIGLEMGADDYVCKPFSPREIVARVKANLRRVELDQAESPRTDGFDMDVDRLRVTYKGELIDLTTVEFQLLQLLIKEPGRVFGRDLIMKSIYADSRVVSDRTIDSHIKKLRKKISAVAPELNVIHSVYGAGYRFENNDQ; encoded by the coding sequence ATGAGTAAAGTACTAATTATTGAAGACGAGCCGAAATTAGCAGAATTAATGTCCGCTTATTTAGAGCAAGCAGGCTACGAACATCACCACCTTGATCGTGGAGACATTGCTGTCAATTACATTAAAAACAATCAAGTAGATATCATTCTACTCGATCTAATGTTACCAGGTTTAGATGGCGTTGAAATCTGCAAACAGGTGCGCCAATTCAGCGGTGTTCCTATCATTATGGTCACTGCAAAAGCAGAAGAAATTGATCGTTTAATTGGCTTAGAAATGGGCGCAGATGATTATGTATGCAAACCGTTCAGCCCACGAGAAATTGTAGCGCGCGTGAAAGCAAATTTACGCCGTGTTGAACTAGATCAAGCTGAATCGCCAAGAACCGATGGTTTTGACATGGATGTAGATCGTCTACGAGTAACTTATAAAGGTGAACTAATCGATCTAACAACCGTTGAGTTTCAGTTACTTCAATTACTTATAAAAGAACCTGGCCGCGTTTTCGGTCGCGACCTTATAATGAAGAGTATCTATGCTGATAGCCGAGTAGTAAGTGATCGCACGATTGATAGTCATATCAAAAAACTGCGCAAAAAAATCTCCGCTGTTGCACCGGAATTGAATGTTATTCACTCAGTTTATGGCGCGGGATATCGCTTCGAAAACAACGATCAATAA
- a CDS encoding ATP-binding protein: protein MAITKGLKIRHKLFAVFVLSNILLIVSMWQVFQWSFDRGFVSYATERDRDFLEQMANRTANLYIYYDDWYFLVQESRMENEWHKAKLENLRDLVPPPSTPNLDLIYPSQYYRQRFLLFDGQQKPIIGKTLFTDAEVHAVRVNKKIVGYVGLRSIRELVQDQTLRFVRQQGEAFLLISAFMLAIAALLTWPLAQWLSRPICSMQRATKKLAAGKYDTRITVKGADELASLSCDLNNLACTLEHTREARKRWVADTAHELRTPVAILRGEIEAMQDGIIKVSPESLASLHQETIHIARLIDDLNQLSMHDMGSLNYDMDEVSINDIMEQTVQSMMLLFNEAGLELEFEYSQKKPIVMTGDADRLHQLFLNLMNNSQKYTNAPGKLIIKLSKQNKKVIILFEDTAPGVDEEEKNKIFEQFYRVENSRNRATGGRGLGLAICSNIVDGHQGTISAYHSPDGGLGIRIEFPLN, encoded by the coding sequence ATGGCCATTACCAAAGGGTTAAAAATTCGGCATAAACTTTTTGCAGTTTTTGTTTTGAGCAACATCCTACTCATTGTTTCTATGTGGCAGGTATTCCAATGGAGCTTTGATAGAGGCTTTGTCTCTTACGCAACGGAACGAGACCGTGATTTTTTAGAGCAAATGGCGAACAGAACCGCCAACCTCTACATATATTATGATGATTGGTATTTTTTGGTCCAAGAAAGCCGAATGGAAAACGAATGGCACAAAGCCAAGCTTGAAAATTTAAGAGATTTAGTGCCACCTCCTAGCACACCTAACTTAGACTTGATTTACCCGTCACAGTATTATCGTCAGCGTTTCCTCTTATTTGATGGCCAACAGAAGCCCATTATTGGAAAGACTCTCTTCACTGATGCAGAAGTTCACGCAGTAAGAGTCAATAAGAAAATTGTCGGTTATGTTGGCCTACGTTCAATTAGAGAGTTGGTTCAAGACCAAACATTACGCTTTGTTCGCCAACAAGGTGAAGCATTCTTGCTTATATCCGCGTTCATGCTAGCAATTGCGGCACTTTTAACATGGCCATTGGCACAGTGGTTAAGTCGTCCAATTTGTTCTATGCAGCGAGCGACAAAAAAACTGGCCGCTGGAAAGTATGACACTAGAATAACGGTAAAAGGCGCCGACGAATTAGCCAGTCTCAGTTGTGACTTAAATAACTTAGCCTGCACGTTAGAGCATACTAGAGAAGCACGTAAACGCTGGGTAGCGGATACCGCGCATGAATTGAGAACACCGGTGGCAATACTCAGGGGAGAAATTGAAGCAATGCAGGACGGTATTATTAAGGTGTCGCCTGAAAGTCTCGCATCGCTACATCAAGAAACGATCCATATTGCCCGCCTAATTGATGACTTAAATCAATTATCCATGCATGATATGGGCAGTTTGAATTACGACATGGATGAGGTTTCAATAAATGACATTATGGAGCAAACCGTTCAATCCATGATGCTTCTTTTTAACGAAGCTGGATTAGAATTAGAGTTTGAATATTCTCAGAAAAAACCTATTGTTATGACAGGTGATGCAGATCGATTACATCAACTCTTTTTGAATCTGATGAATAACTCACAAAAGTATACAAATGCACCTGGAAAATTAATTATTAAGCTTTCAAAGCAGAATAAAAAAGTCATTATACTTTTTGAAGATACCGCACCAGGTGTCGACGAAGAAGAAAAGAACAAAATCTTTGAACAATTTTATCGTGTTGAAAACTCAAGAAACAGAGCAACTGGCGGAAGAGGCTTAGGCCTTGCTATTTGCTCTAATATTGTGGATGGACACCAAGGCACCATCAGTGCTTATCACTCCCCTGATGGCGGCTTAGGAATAAGAATAGAATTCCCTTTAAACTGA
- a CDS encoding acyltransferase has translation MALWSVLKGVVSFLLIVMNTLMCFVPVMLLALCKCIMPFPSVRAILNVALDRVATFWIGVNNLNQRCLGQSVISVSGEKDFSMNEWFMITANHQSWVDILILQRLFNRRIPFIKFFLKRELIWVPFIGLVWWALEFPFMKRYSAALLKKRPDLKGKDIEITKKACDKFQYFPVSIMNFLEGTRFTAQKQTQQSSVFKHLLMPKAGGLSFALNAMDGKLHQLIDVTIVYPGGIPSFFDYLCGKTSEVKVHVRMMPIENALLGDYQNDAEYRTYFQQWVNELWHQKDQQIERMTKFENTK, from the coding sequence ATGGCTTTGTGGTCTGTGTTGAAAGGTGTTGTTTCATTCTTGCTGATTGTGATGAATACCTTAATGTGTTTTGTCCCAGTAATGTTGTTGGCTTTGTGTAAATGCATTATGCCATTCCCATCAGTGCGCGCTATTTTAAACGTCGCTTTGGATCGCGTGGCGACTTTTTGGATTGGTGTTAATAATTTAAATCAACGTTGCCTTGGTCAGTCGGTTATTAGCGTGTCAGGTGAGAAGGATTTTTCAATGAATGAGTGGTTCATGATCACAGCGAACCATCAGTCTTGGGTTGATATTCTTATTCTGCAGCGTCTTTTTAATCGACGGATTCCGTTTATTAAATTTTTCTTAAAACGAGAGTTGATTTGGGTGCCATTTATCGGGCTGGTTTGGTGGGCATTAGAGTTTCCTTTTATGAAGCGCTATAGCGCCGCGTTACTCAAAAAACGACCTGATCTAAAGGGCAAGGACATTGAGATAACAAAAAAAGCCTGCGATAAATTTCAATACTTTCCGGTTTCCATCATGAATTTTTTGGAAGGGACGCGTTTTACGGCTCAAAAGCAGACTCAACAATCTAGCGTGTTTAAGCATCTTTTAATGCCCAAAGCTGGCGGCCTATCTTTTGCGTTAAACGCGATGGATGGCAAGTTACATCAATTAATCGATGTGACGATTGTTTACCCAGGTGGTATTCCAAGCTTTTTTGATTACCTATGTGGAAAAACATCAGAAGTAAAAGTGCATGTTCGTATGATGCCGATTGAAAATGCCTTGTTGGGTGATTATCAAAACGATGCGGAATACAGGACGTATTTTCAGCAATGGGTGAATGAATTGTGGCATCAAAAGGATCAACAGATAGAACGTATGACGAAATTTGAAAACACAAAGTAG
- a CDS encoding aminotransferase-like domain-containing protein: MDISHLLTSHAINMQASLVRELLHYSQQPDILSLAGGLPDEKLMPAYPALAQLTDSRQYGASEGEKGLREVIVRLVADRGLHTTLDNILVTNGSQQGLDIISRLTLDESSTILTEQPTYLAACQVFKLQGANIQGVPSDSEGMSVLALRNAIENTNPKAVYLIPNFQNPTGHCYSLKRRQDIAALLDEKGILLIEDDPYRDLCYEKVDLTPITTLLKRAPWLYMGSFSKVLWPGLRTGYVVSCAEFSPHLVKIKQAIDLHTNRLGQNMIAAFVASEMFPAHIVKLQQSYKEKRDAMSKALVAELGEMVEFNTPAGGMFFWLTLPDGVSSKHIMTDALEENVLVLPGIPFFPNRHSQDDAFLRLSFARLSLEEMQRAIHILSNVIRRRMT; the protein is encoded by the coding sequence ATGGACATCTCTCATTTACTCACTTCTCACGCCATCAATATGCAAGCCTCATTGGTTCGTGAATTACTTCACTATAGCCAGCAACCAGATATTTTATCATTGGCTGGCGGTCTGCCTGATGAAAAATTAATGCCAGCCTATCCTGCATTGGCCCAATTAACAGACAGCCGGCAATATGGTGCAAGTGAAGGTGAAAAGGGATTGCGAGAGGTTATTGTCAGACTGGTTGCGGACCGAGGTTTGCACACGACGCTTGATAATATATTGGTAACCAATGGTTCTCAGCAAGGTTTGGATATTATTAGTCGTCTCACTCTTGATGAGAGCTCCACTATTTTAACCGAGCAACCAACTTACCTTGCTGCTTGTCAGGTGTTTAAGTTGCAAGGTGCCAATATTCAAGGCGTGCCTTCTGATAGTGAAGGGATGTCAGTTTTAGCATTACGGAATGCCATAGAGAATACGAACCCGAAAGCGGTGTATTTGATTCCAAATTTTCAGAATCCAACGGGGCATTGTTATAGCTTGAAGCGTCGTCAAGACATTGCTGCGTTGTTGGATGAAAAAGGAATCTTGCTGATTGAAGATGACCCCTATCGAGATCTTTGTTACGAAAAGGTTGACCTCACTCCCATCACGACCTTGCTGAAGCGAGCTCCTTGGTTATATATGGGCAGTTTTTCGAAAGTATTGTGGCCAGGACTTCGCACTGGTTACGTGGTTTCCTGCGCTGAATTTTCGCCTCACTTAGTCAAGATCAAGCAAGCTATAGATTTGCATACTAATCGTCTGGGACAAAATATGATTGCGGCGTTTGTCGCATCAGAAATGTTTCCGGCGCACATCGTTAAGCTTCAGCAATCCTATAAAGAAAAACGTGATGCCATGTCAAAGGCATTGGTTGCTGAATTGGGTGAGATGGTTGAATTCAATACGCCTGCTGGTGGCATGTTTTTTTGGTTGACGTTGCCTGACGGTGTTTCTTCTAAACATATAATGACGGATGCGTTAGAAGAGAACGTATTAGTTTTACCCGGCATACCATTTTTTCCGAACCGACACTCGCAAGACGATGCATTTTTGCGTCTGAGTTTTGCCCGTCTTTCTTTGGAGGAAATGCAGCGAGCCATTCATATTTTGTCGAACGTGATTCGGCGCCGTATGACATGA
- a CDS encoding YebC/PmpR family DNA-binding transcriptional regulator, translating to MGRAFQNRKESMAKTSDQKAKVYSKYGREIYVCAKSGGIDPNGNLTLRSLIERAKKDQVPTHVIDKAIDKAKGGGGEDFDTARYEGFGPGNTMVIIDCLSDNPNRTFGDVRTCFNKVKCKIGGQGSVSHMFDHSAIFVFSGNDEEVVLEALMMADVDVTDIELEDGKVTVFAPNTDYGKAKTALTEALGNIEFEVDEIQFVAQNTSPIEGEELEKFELFLDLLNDLDDVQNVYHNAEL from the coding sequence ATGGGCAGAGCCTTCCAGAACCGCAAAGAGTCCATGGCAAAAACGTCTGATCAAAAAGCCAAGGTTTACAGTAAGTACGGCCGTGAGATTTATGTTTGTGCGAAATCCGGTGGTATTGATCCTAATGGTAATTTGACGCTGCGTTCTCTGATTGAGCGTGCGAAAAAAGACCAAGTGCCAACGCACGTAATCGATAAAGCGATCGATAAAGCGAAAGGCGGCGGCGGCGAAGATTTTGATACGGCTCGCTATGAAGGTTTTGGGCCTGGTAACACTATGGTGATTATTGATTGCTTGTCTGATAACCCTAATCGCACGTTTGGTGATGTACGCACTTGTTTTAACAAAGTAAAATGTAAAATCGGTGGCCAAGGCAGTGTGAGTCATATGTTTGATCACAGTGCGATTTTTGTTTTTTCTGGTAATGATGAAGAGGTTGTTCTTGAAGCCTTAATGATGGCTGATGTGGACGTCACTGATATCGAATTAGAAGACGGTAAAGTCACCGTTTTTGCACCCAATACGGATTACGGTAAAGCAAAAACAGCACTAACCGAAGCGCTTGGTAATATTGAGTTTGAAGTGGACGAAATTCAATTTGTTGCGCAAAACACATCACCTATAGAAGGTGAAGAGCTGGAAAAATTTGAGCTCTTTCTGGACTTACTCAATGACTTAGATGATGTTCAAAACGTTTATCATAACGCAGAACTTTAA
- a CDS encoding DUF1289 domain-containing protein: MTKPKPQVKSPCVNLCLLNEDDVCVGCYRTGKEITLWGGMNKASQLAVMKKVRERESKSQFVSD; the protein is encoded by the coding sequence ATGACAAAACCTAAGCCTCAGGTAAAATCCCCTTGCGTGAATTTATGCTTATTAAATGAAGACGATGTTTGTGTCGGTTGTTATCGAACTGGAAAAGAAATTACGTTATGGGGAGGTATGAATAAGGCCTCTCAACTTGCTGTTATGAAAAAGGTTCGTGAGCGTGAATCGAAAAGCCAATTCGTTAGCGATTAG
- a CDS encoding glycosyltransferase has product MHLLVIGYVWPEPNSSAAGSRMMQLLNCFYKNQWQISFASPAQQTDHMADLSTLGIKTEHIELNNASFDHYIADKKPDIVMFDRFMMEEQFGWRVEKFSPDSLRVLNTEDLHSLRQARHLALKQNRTFQIDDLYSDHGIREIAAIHRSDLTLMISETEKKLLIDEFQVPETHVFHLPFMLPAPTKINELTPFEERQHFISIGNFRHAPNWDAVLQLKTDIWPKIRKRLPKAELHIYGAYPPPKATQLHNSKEGFLVKGWAEDAQEVMQNARICLAPLRFGAGIKGKLVEAMQMGTPSITTQIGAEAMHGLLPWNGVITDNIETFIDAAVSLYEDKTSWLLMQKNGHEILQSRYQAQEWEPKLINRLQLQTKLKESLRRKHFLGLMLRHHSLKSTQYMSQWIELKNKLEKE; this is encoded by the coding sequence GTGCACTTACTTGTTATTGGCTATGTCTGGCCTGAACCTAACTCCTCTGCCGCAGGCAGTAGAATGATGCAACTACTCAACTGTTTTTATAAAAACCAATGGCAAATATCATTTGCAAGTCCAGCCCAGCAAACAGATCACATGGCAGATTTATCCACACTAGGCATTAAGACTGAACACATCGAGCTCAATAACGCCTCCTTTGACCACTACATTGCCGACAAGAAACCAGACATTGTCATGTTTGATCGTTTTATGATGGAAGAGCAATTCGGCTGGCGCGTGGAAAAATTCAGTCCAGATTCCTTACGAGTATTAAACACAGAAGACCTTCACTCGTTAAGACAAGCAAGACATCTAGCACTAAAACAAAACAGAACATTTCAAATAGACGACCTTTACAGCGATCATGGCATTCGAGAAATAGCCGCCATCCATCGCAGCGATCTCACGTTGATGATCTCTGAAACAGAAAAAAAATTGCTTATTGATGAGTTTCAAGTACCTGAAACCCATGTATTTCATTTACCTTTTATGCTGCCGGCGCCAACAAAAATCAATGAATTAACACCTTTCGAAGAACGCCAGCACTTCATTAGTATTGGCAATTTTCGCCACGCGCCGAATTGGGACGCGGTTTTGCAATTGAAAACCGACATCTGGCCAAAAATCCGCAAGCGCCTACCAAAAGCGGAACTTCACATTTATGGCGCCTACCCACCGCCTAAAGCCACTCAACTACACAATTCAAAGGAAGGGTTTTTAGTCAAAGGCTGGGCAGAAGACGCCCAAGAAGTCATGCAAAACGCTCGAATTTGTTTAGCGCCCTTACGCTTTGGCGCAGGCATAAAAGGAAAACTGGTTGAAGCAATGCAAATGGGAACACCAAGTATAACCACTCAAATAGGCGCCGAAGCCATGCATGGCTTATTACCTTGGAATGGTGTGATAACGGATAACATCGAGACATTTATTGATGCGGCGGTTTCGCTTTATGAAGACAAAACAAGCTGGCTGCTAATGCAAAAAAATGGCCACGAAATACTACAATCCCGTTACCAAGCACAAGAATGGGAACCTAAATTAATAAATCGATTGCAGTTACAAACTAAACTCAAAGAAAGCTTACGTAGAAAACATTTTTTAGGGTTGATGTTGCGACACCACAGTTTAAAAAGCACTCAATACATGTCGCAATGGATTGAATTAAAAAACAAATTAGAAAAAGAATAA
- the fabV gene encoding enoyl-ACP reductase FabV: MIIKPKIRGFICTTTHPVGCEQNVREQIAFTKSKGAIVNGPKKVLIIGASSGYGLSSRIAAAFGSGAATIGVFFEKASTDKKTGTAGWYNSAAFDKVAKEEGLYAKSINGDAFSNEARAKVIELIKEDLGEIDMVVYSLASPVRKMPETGEVVRSVLKPIGETYRSTAIDTNKDVIIEAEIEPATDAEVAATMTVMGGQDWELWMSALNEAGVLAKGVRTVAYSYIGSDITWPIYWHGALGKAKEDLDRASGAIDKQLAPLNGGANVAVLKSVVTQASSAIPVMPLYLAMVFKVMRAEGLHEGCMDQIYRLFSERLYNNHNPAELTDDKNRLRLDDWELREDVQQACRDLWPTINDANLFSATDYQLYKDEFLKLFGFGVKGVDYDAEVSPEAKFEVITL, from the coding sequence ATGATCATAAAACCAAAGATTCGCGGATTTATTTGTACAACAACGCACCCAGTAGGTTGTGAGCAAAATGTAAGAGAACAGATTGCTTTTACTAAAAGCAAAGGAGCCATTGTAAATGGTCCTAAAAAAGTACTCATAATCGGTGCGTCAAGTGGTTATGGTTTGTCTTCTCGTATTGCAGCTGCATTCGGTTCTGGTGCAGCGACTATCGGTGTTTTCTTTGAAAAAGCCAGTACGGACAAAAAGACAGGTACGGCAGGTTGGTACAATTCAGCGGCCTTCGATAAGGTTGCTAAAGAGGAAGGTTTGTATGCCAAAAGCATTAATGGTGATGCTTTTTCAAACGAAGCACGCGCTAAAGTTATTGAGTTAATCAAAGAAGATCTTGGTGAGATTGATATGGTGGTTTACTCATTGGCTTCGCCAGTTCGTAAGATGCCAGAAACAGGTGAAGTTGTCCGTTCTGTACTTAAGCCGATTGGTGAAACCTACCGATCTACTGCGATTGATACCAATAAAGATGTCATTATCGAAGCGGAAATTGAGCCAGCAACTGACGCTGAGGTGGCTGCTACGATGACTGTAATGGGTGGTCAAGATTGGGAGTTGTGGATGTCCGCTCTTAATGAAGCTGGTGTTCTTGCAAAAGGTGTTCGTACCGTTGCTTACTCTTACATTGGTTCTGATATTACTTGGCCTATTTATTGGCATGGCGCGCTAGGTAAGGCGAAAGAAGATCTAGATCGTGCTTCTGGTGCGATTGATAAGCAGCTTGCTCCTCTAAATGGCGGTGCTAACGTTGCGGTACTGAAGTCCGTTGTTACACAGGCCTCTTCTGCTATTCCTGTTATGCCTTTGTACTTGGCGATGGTGTTCAAGGTAATGCGTGCAGAAGGTCTTCATGAAGGCTGTATGGATCAGATTTATCGTTTGTTCTCTGAGCGTCTTTACAACAACCATAATCCAGCAGAATTGACAGACGATAAAAATCGTTTGCGTCTGGATGATTGGGAATTACGTGAAGACGTTCAGCAGGCTTGTCGTGATCTTTGGCCGACAATTAATGATGCTAATTTGTTTTCTGCTACAGATTATCAGCTTTATAAGGACGAGTTTTTGAAATTGTTTGGCTTTGGTGTGAAAGGTGTCGATTATGATGCTGAAGTAAGCCCAGAAGCGAAATTTGAGGTTATTACGCTTTAA